From the genome of Glycine soja cultivar W05 unplaced genomic scaffold, ASM419377v2 tig00000120_1_pilon_1_83969, whole genome shotgun sequence, one region includes:
- the LOC114404123 gene encoding uncharacterized protein LOC114404123: MDIPLRSTRKYLFKKTDLLRLRELASLVSDPVDFQAHHGKLLRILRVDVEEGCLETLVQFYDPLYHCFTFPDYQLVPTLEEYSYLVGLPVPDKIPFHGFEPTPKPSDIAAALHLKTSIIQANLTSKGGLQGLPTHFLYQQASIFAEAASILAFHSILALLIYGLLLFPNIDNFIDINAIKIFLTKNPVPTLLADTYHSIHDRTQAGRGTISCCTSLLYQWFTSHLPQSRAFKTNDDKLSWPRRIMTLDPSDIVWYQAASDVGEIIVSCGEYPNVPLLGMRGGISYNPLLARRQFGYPIKTKPNNLALTNEFYLNHGDHSNKRERFAQAWSAIRRLSRSQLGKKSDYVHESYTQWVIDRTKSFGLPYRLPRYLSSTIPPSSLPIPFDTKEEFHEQLTKERQEKETWKRRCQELEQENETLKGKIAQQSRELFIQNQRMIEKDDLLRRKDALLHQDARRKRRFMDLFSRAHSDSEDPSTPGV; the protein is encoded by the coding sequence ATGGACATCCCACTGAGAAGCACTAGGAAGTACCTTTTCAAAAAAACAGACCTATTGAGATTAAGGGAGCTAGCATCTTTAGTAAGTGATCCAGTTGATTTTCAAGCTCATCATGGGAAGTTGCTCAGAATTCTTAGAGTAGATGTTGAGGAAGGATGCCTAGAGACCCTGGTTCAGTTCTATGACCCGCTCTACCATTGCTTCACATTTCCCGATTACCAGCTTGTCCCCACACTTGAAGAGTACTCCTACCTAGTTGGCTTACCTGTGCCAGACAAGATACCTTTCCATGGTTTTGAGCCTACCCCTAAACCCTCCGACATCGCAGCCGCCCTCCATCTTAAAACCTCCATCATCCAAGCAAACCTTACCTCTAAAGGAGGCCTCCAAGGTCTTCCCACCCACTTCCTCTACCAACAAGCCTCCATATTTGCTGAAGCAGCTAGTATACTTGCCTTCCATTCTATCCTAGCCCTCCTTATATATGGCCTTTTACTCTTCCCAAATATTGACAACTTCATCGATATCAATGCCATTAAAATCTTTCTTACAAAGAACCCCGTACCCACTCTACTCGCCGATACCTACCATTCTATCCATGACCGTACCCAGGCTGGCCGGGGAACCATTTCTTGTTGTACATCTTTACTCTATCAGTGGTTTACCTCCCACTTACCTCAATCCCGCGCCTTCAAGACCAATGATGACAAACTTTCTTGGCCTCGCCGAATCATGACTCTTGACCCATCTGACATTGTTTGGTACCAAGCAGCTAGTGATGTTGGAGAGATTATTGTGAGTTGTGGTGAATATCCCAACGTACCTCTTTTGGGTATGCGTGGCGGAATTAGCTACAACCCACTCCTCGCTCGACGACAATTTGGGTACCCGATAAAGACAAAACCAAACAACCTTGCCTTGACTAATGAATTCTATCTTAACCATGGAGATCACTCGAACAAAAGGGAAAGATTCGCACAAGCTTGGAGCGCTATCCGCAGACTCAGCAGAAGTCAGTTGGGAAAGAAATCAGACTATGTGCACGAATCTTATACCCAGTGGGTTATTGATAGGACCAAGAGCTTTGGCCTACCCTACCGCTTACCTAGATACCTATCGTCCACCATCCCACCATCATCCTTGCCTATCCCCTTCGACACCAAGGAAGAGTTTCATGAACAATTAACCAAAGAAAggcaagaaaaagaaacttgGAAGAGGAGATGCCAGGAGCTCGAGCAAGAGAATGAGACTTTGAAAGGGAAGATAGCCCAACAGAGCCGTGAGCTTTTTATCCAGAACCAGAGGATGATTGAGAAGGACGACTTGCTTCGTCGGAAAGACGCTTTGCTCCACCAAGATGCTAGAAGGAAGAGGAGGTTTATGGACTTGTTCTCTCGTGCACATTCAGATTCCGAGGACCCATCTACTCCGGGAGTTTGA